Proteins encoded by one window of Streptomyces sp. ALI-76-A:
- a CDS encoding Rrf2 family transcriptional regulator: MSANSRLTIAAHALAWIGLYQRQGHEVATSEQIATSANTNPVVIRRLLGELRRAGLVESRRGVGAGWSLARELESMTLLDVYEAVEPGPLFAMHRTTPDQGCVVGHGIQPAMQSIYEGIEETLRHQLARVTLEKVLRDVLAAPR; this comes from the coding sequence ATGAGCGCCAACAGCAGGCTGACCATCGCCGCCCACGCGCTGGCCTGGATCGGCCTCTATCAGCGCCAGGGCCATGAGGTCGCCACCTCCGAGCAGATCGCGACCAGCGCCAACACCAACCCAGTGGTGATCAGACGGCTGCTCGGCGAGCTGCGCAGGGCCGGGCTCGTGGAGTCCCGGCGGGGCGTGGGCGCGGGCTGGTCGCTGGCACGCGAGCTGGAGTCGATGACCCTGCTCGACGTGTACGAGGCAGTGGAACCCGGCCCGCTGTTCGCAATGCACCGCACCACCCCGGACCAGGGATGCGTGGTGGGTCACGGTATCCAGCCGGCAATGCAGAGCATTTACGAGGGCATCGAGGAGACCCTGAGACACCAGCTGGCCCGCGTCACGCTCGAGAAGGTACTCCGGGACGTACTCGCGGCACCTCGCTAG
- a CDS encoding SDR family oxidoreductase → MSKPLTGKVALVTGGSRGLGAATVRLLAEQGADVAFTYVSSEKRAQAVVDEVHGKGAKAAAFQSDQADTSRAPALIDDVVAHFGGLDILVNNAAISVAGTVDDPDADTAALDRMHATNYLGVISVIRAASRVLRRGGRIITVSSGLGSRVGAPGLADYSATKSGIERYTMGVARDLGPRNITANVVEAGLMEGGMQPPDPETLDALVSSLSLQRMGHPDEIAAAIAFLASPAASYVTGAVLDAHGGYNA, encoded by the coding sequence ATGAGCAAGCCACTCACGGGCAAGGTCGCCCTGGTCACCGGGGGGTCGCGCGGACTGGGAGCCGCGACCGTACGACTGCTGGCCGAGCAGGGCGCTGATGTCGCCTTCACCTACGTCAGCTCCGAGAAACGGGCGCAGGCCGTCGTCGACGAGGTGCACGGCAAGGGAGCCAAGGCCGCCGCCTTCCAGTCCGACCAGGCGGACACGAGCCGGGCGCCGGCGCTGATCGACGACGTGGTCGCGCACTTCGGCGGCCTGGACATCCTCGTCAACAACGCGGCGATCTCCGTGGCCGGCACGGTGGACGACCCGGACGCCGACACCGCCGCACTGGACCGGATGCACGCCACCAACTACCTCGGCGTGATCTCCGTCATCCGGGCCGCCTCCCGAGTGCTGCGCAGGGGCGGCCGCATCATCACGGTGAGTTCCGGACTGGGTTCCCGGGTCGGAGCCCCCGGCCTTGCCGACTACTCGGCGACCAAGTCCGGGATCGAGAGGTACACCATGGGCGTCGCACGCGACCTCGGGCCCCGGAACATCACGGCCAACGTCGTAGAGGCCGGACTGATGGAGGGCGGCATGCAACCGCCGGACCCCGAGACCCTCGATGCCCTGGTCAGCTCGCTGTCCCTGCAACGCATGGGGCACCCCGACGAAATCGCCGCGGCGATCGCCTTCCTGGCGAGCCCCGCCGCGTCGTACGTCACGGGCGCGGTGCTGGACGCCCACGGCGGCTACAACGCCTGA
- a CDS encoding AraC family transcriptional regulator: MCRVDPLSSLLSGIRAEGSVVTHAVLTAPWTIRFADDAPLTMISVLRGGGTLLLPDGTERAVGAGDTAIVCGPAPFHLADRPATVHGSHATYEIACFTRDAECTDQQLGGIRWGNDSEEATAMIVGAYRASGHRHERLLRALPPVLVMKEDVEVCAWLETAAADAAQLSAGSQALMDRLLDWALVCTLRSWFDQAGAEAPSWYRGLADPVLGPALRAFHDQPAEAWTVASLAARAGVSRALFAKRFTKLMNRPPLAYLTECRMDEAETLLTDTDLSVAQIARSVGYADAFGFSAAFKRHKGLSPTMLRAAAA; encoded by the coding sequence ATGTGTCGTGTGGATCCTTTGAGTTCGCTGCTCAGTGGCATCCGGGCCGAGGGCTCGGTCGTCACCCACGCCGTACTGACGGCGCCCTGGACCATCCGCTTCGCCGACGACGCCCCGCTCACCATGATCAGCGTGTTGCGCGGCGGGGGCACCCTGCTGCTGCCCGATGGCACCGAGCGGGCGGTTGGTGCGGGAGATACGGCGATCGTGTGCGGCCCCGCACCGTTCCATCTCGCGGACCGTCCCGCCACTGTCCACGGCTCCCATGCCACGTACGAGATCGCCTGCTTCACCAGGGACGCGGAGTGCACCGACCAGCAACTCGGCGGTATCCGCTGGGGCAATGACTCGGAGGAGGCGACGGCGATGATCGTGGGTGCCTACCGTGCCTCGGGTCACCGCCACGAGCGGCTCCTGCGTGCCCTGCCGCCCGTCCTGGTGATGAAGGAGGACGTCGAGGTCTGTGCCTGGTTGGAGACGGCCGCCGCCGACGCCGCCCAACTCTCGGCCGGTTCGCAGGCCCTGATGGACCGGCTCCTCGACTGGGCCCTGGTGTGCACTTTGCGTAGCTGGTTCGACCAGGCAGGCGCCGAAGCGCCCAGCTGGTATCGGGGCTTGGCCGATCCCGTCCTCGGCCCCGCCCTACGGGCCTTCCACGACCAGCCCGCCGAGGCCTGGACCGTAGCGTCACTGGCCGCTCGGGCCGGCGTCTCCCGGGCGCTGTTCGCCAAGCGCTTCACCAAGCTGATGAACCGCCCGCCCCTCGCCTACCTCACGGAATGCCGCATGGACGAGGCCGAGACGCTGCTCACCGACACCGACCTCAGCGTCGCCCAGATCGCAAGGTCCGTCGGGTATGCCGACGCCTTCGGCTTCAGCGCCGCGTTCAAACGCCACAAGGGCCTGAGCCCCACCATGCTCCGCGCCGCGGCAGCCTGA
- a CDS encoding fibronectin type III domain-containing protein has translation MPVSRAPGLRPAGLLPCSVALLALTACSGDDERPPAAPTGVTAQSSSATTVHVMWKRVKAAEDGETVEAYEVLQAGKKVKEVDADRTMVDIVGLKPSADYVFTVRTRDTAGNHSTPSRKVPVTTPAAPAEDSNPPTRPGPLRGEANGSRAADLSWTASTDDQRVVSYDIYQGNAKMHTVDGEETRTVLTGLRPGTDYAFSVRARDAADNLSPASAPLRLTTAQGEGGDGAETEDFRASVRKNTKDKAYYLDLSWTPPRTDGLEAEYQVYLDEVFVTTLAGSDDAPEGRERHTVYLGTEEGKTYAVRIRPRLPDGSWGAFSTKRTVTTGS, from the coding sequence ATGCCCGTGTCCCGCGCACCCGGGCTCCGGCCTGCCGGTCTCCTGCCCTGCTCCGTCGCCCTGCTGGCGCTCACGGCGTGCAGCGGCGATGACGAGCGGCCGCCCGCGGCCCCGACCGGGGTCACCGCGCAGTCCAGCAGTGCGACCACCGTCCACGTCATGTGGAAGCGGGTGAAGGCCGCCGAGGACGGCGAGACGGTGGAGGCGTACGAGGTCCTGCAAGCCGGGAAGAAGGTCAAGGAGGTCGACGCGGACCGCACCATGGTCGACATCGTCGGCCTGAAACCGTCCGCCGACTACGTGTTCACCGTCCGCACCCGAGACACCGCCGGCAATCACTCCACCCCTAGCCGCAAGGTCCCCGTCACCACCCCCGCCGCGCCCGCCGAGGACAGCAATCCGCCGACCCGCCCCGGCCCGCTGCGAGGAGAGGCCAACGGATCGCGAGCCGCCGACCTGAGCTGGACCGCCTCGACGGACGACCAGCGAGTCGTCTCGTATGACATCTACCAGGGAAACGCGAAAATGCACACGGTCGACGGTGAGGAGACGAGGACCGTCCTCACCGGTCTCCGCCCGGGCACCGACTACGCCTTCTCGGTGCGCGCCAGGGACGCGGCGGACAACCTCTCCCCTGCCAGCGCACCTCTACGACTGACCACCGCTCAGGGCGAGGGCGGCGACGGGGCGGAGACCGAGGACTTCCGGGCCTCGGTGCGCAAGAACACCAAGGACAAGGCGTACTACCTGGACCTGTCGTGGACGCCGCCCCGGACGGACGGACTCGAGGCCGAGTACCAGGTCTACCTCGACGAGGTGTTCGTGACGACCTTGGCCGGGAGCGACGACGCGCCCGAGGGACGGGAGAGGCACACCGTCTACCTGGGCACGGAAGAAGGCAAGACGTACGCCGTGAGGATCAGACCGCGGCTGCCGGACGGCAGCTGGGGAGCGTTCTCGACGAAGCGGACCGTCACGACGGGCAGCTGA
- a CDS encoding NAD(P)H oxidoreductase — MTQHAGHARTALVVVAHHRSDSLTAHTARRAAARLEAAGYRIDLLDLHAEGFDPRMNTSDQPDWGNREKAYSDEVHAHMQRVLDADVVVAVFPVYWQSVPAILKGWIDRVWNYGFAYGRSKPRLAGKRMLWLGLAGATADDPIVEGMQTVLETNLSEGIAYYCGFSHSSVGLLTDAEERPQHVDAEGNLLIGEAVAGAEREAQYADLDRRAGEFVEEFAAAESLAA; from the coding sequence GTGACGCAGCACGCCGGCCATGCCAGGACAGCCCTTGTGGTCGTGGCACACCACCGCTCCGATTCCCTCACCGCGCACACGGCTCGTCGTGCTGCCGCCCGGCTCGAGGCCGCCGGATACCGCATCGACCTACTCGACCTGCACGCCGAGGGATTCGACCCACGGATGAACACCTCCGACCAGCCGGACTGGGGCAACAGGGAGAAGGCGTACTCGGACGAAGTGCACGCCCATATGCAGCGCGTCCTCGACGCCGATGTCGTCGTCGCCGTCTTCCCCGTGTACTGGCAGAGCGTGCCCGCCATCCTCAAGGGGTGGATCGACCGCGTATGGAACTACGGGTTCGCCTACGGCCGCAGCAAGCCCCGCCTGGCCGGCAAACGCATGCTGTGGCTCGGCCTCGCCGGCGCCACCGCCGACGACCCGATCGTGGAAGGAATGCAAACCGTCCTCGAGACGAACCTGAGCGAAGGAATCGCCTACTACTGCGGCTTCTCCCATTCCAGCGTCGGCCTGCTCACCGACGCCGAGGAGCGCCCGCAGCACGTCGACGCCGAAGGGAACCTCCTGATCGGCGAAGCGGTCGCGGGCGCTGAACGTGAGGCGCAGTATGCCGATCTCGACCGGCGTGCAGGGGAGTTCGTGGAAGAGTTCGCCGCCGCGGAATCGCTGGCGGCCTGA